TACCTCCGGTGAGCAGCCAGCGAGGTTGCTGGAACATCAGCGTTAGGCGAGGGCGGGTGAAGATCATGGCCAGCGTCAGCAACAACCCGCCGACCATGAAGATCGATAGTGTCGCCGGCAGGTGACCGATTTCCTCTCCCAATGGGCCGAGTAGGCCTGCCTCCACCGATAGCCCCATGCCGGCGATGACCACCGCCAGCAGGATGAGAAGCGTTTTCATGGTGTATCTCCCGTAAAAGGACGAGGAAAATAGCGAATTGCTTCTAATGCTACAATTGGTATATACGGCATAGGAGTATTGCTGAATGAGCAATGATGTTTCGTTGGTGGCATTGCGCTTGTTTGTGCGGGTTGCCGCGAC
This Halomonas huangheensis DNA region includes the following protein-coding sequences:
- a CDS encoding DMT family transporter, with amino-acid sequence MKTLLILLAVVIAGMGLSVEAGLLGPLGEEIGHLPATLSIFMVGGLLLTLAMIFTRPRLTLMFQQPRWLLTGGILGPIYVIILTVATPFVGVGVTMIGILCGQVSASLAIDHFGLLGSEKRTVDGYRLMALVLIIAALWLMH